GTTCTACGAGCAGCGTTGGTTCAGCCCAGCGCGATTCGCCACCGCGCAGCACGTCGTGCTCGGCGGCCAGGCGATTCCCTTCGGAACAGACCTGCTCTTCGCCGCCGAGGACTTGCCGGACTGCGTGATCGGCGTCGAGATCTGTGAGGACCTCTGGGCGGTCGAGCCGCCGAGCGGGGCAATGGCGCGCGCTGGCGCGACGGTGCTTCTTAATCCGTCGGCCAGCCCGGAGCAACTGGGCAAGGTGGATTACCGGCGCGACCTCGTCCGGCAGCAGTCGGCGCGCTGCATCGCCGCCTATCTTTACGCCGGGTCGGGGCCGGGTGAATCCACCACCGACGTGGTGTACAGCGGGCATGCGCTGGCCTGCGAGAACGGCAACTTGCTGGCCGAAACCGAGCGCTTCCAGTTTGATACAGGCATAGTCGTGGCCGACATTGACCTGCAACGTTTGCGCCATGACCGTTGGCTCAACACCACCTACTTTGCTGCGGGCGGCGCGCACACCTTCCGCACCATTCCCTTCCGCCTGGGCGATGCACAGACAGACATCCTTCATCGTGCGCTGCGCCGACCGCTCTCGCAGACGCCGTTCGTGCCCGGCGACCGCGCCGCGCGCGCCAAGCACTGCCGAGAGATCTTCGCCATCCAGAGCGCCGGCCTGGCCAAACGCTTGATGCACGTCGGTGCGCGCCAGGTGACCATTGGCGTCTCCGGCGGGCTGGATTCCACCTTGGCGCTGCTGGTGACGGCGCGCGCATTCGATAAGCTCGGCCTGCCGCGCTCGGGCATCGTCGCCATCACCATGCCCGGCTTCGGCACCACCGAGCGCACCCGCGGCAACGCCTGGTCACTCATGCAGGCGCTCGGCGTCACGGCGCGCGAAATTCCGATCCACGCTTCGGTGGCGCAGCACTTCGCGGACATCGGCCATGACCCGAACCGGCACGATGTGACCTACGAGAACGCCCAGGCGCGCGAGCGCACGCAGATCCTGATGGATGTAGCCAATCAGATCGGCGGCTTCGTCGTCGGCACCGGCGACCTAAGCGAGCTGGCGCTGGGCTGGGCCACCTTTAACGGCGATCACATGAGCATGTATCACGTCAACGCCGGTGTGCCCAAGACGCTGGTGCGTTATCTGGTGGACTGGTGCGCCGACGAGGAGTTCAGCGGCGAGGCTGCGCGCATCCTGCGCGACATCAGCGCCTCGCCCATCACCCCCGAACTGCTGCCGCTGAAAGACGGCAGGCTACA
The window above is part of the Candidatus Roseilinea sp. genome. Proteins encoded here:
- the nadE gene encoding NAD(+) synthase — encoded protein: MTDASNLFSPASLGLLRAAAISPALRVADVAFNVRATTAALEEARRQGCALAVCPELGITGYTCGDLFRQAGLLEAAQLGLLQVAEATGRIGISAVVGLPVPLDGRIFNCAAFVSDGRVLGVIPKTYLPNYSEFYEQRWFSPARFATAQHVVLGGQAIPFGTDLLFAAEDLPDCVIGVEICEDLWAVEPPSGAMARAGATVLLNPSASPEQLGKVDYRRDLVRQQSARCIAAYLYAGSGPGESTTDVVYSGHALACENGNLLAETERFQFDTGIVVADIDLQRLRHDRWLNTTYFAAGGAHTFRTIPFRLGDAQTDILHRALRRPLSQTPFVPGDRAARAKHCREIFAIQSAGLAKRLMHVGARQVTIGVSGGLDSTLALLVTARAFDKLGLPRSGIVAITMPGFGTTERTRGNAWSLMQALGVTAREIPIHASVAQHFADIGHDPNRHDVTYENAQARERTQILMDVANQIGGFVVGTGDLSELALGWATFNGDHMSMYHVNAGVPKTLVRYLVDWCADEEFSGEAARILRDISASPITPELLPLKDGRLQQETEASIGPYLLHDFFLFYHVRYGYAPRKVFYLAHHAFNAQDEGDRLGRLYDDEEILKWMDVFYSRFFSQQFKRNAMPDGPKVGSVALSPRGDWRMPSDATSALWREEVEAIRRALVVTAAAESAPQPATPALAA